From a region of the Desulfosalsimonas propionicica genome:
- a CDS encoding glycine/sarcosine N-methyltransferase, whose translation MERDKNNNDGMEKIKNTDHYKAQYQKDFVDKWDELIDWEGRAEGEGAFFINLLKNKGKNKILDLATGTGYHSVTLMSAGFEVHSADGSTEMLHKAWENGRKRNLVLRTIQADWRWLTRDIKERYDAVICLGNSFTHLFAEPDRRKALAEFYAVLKSDGILIIDQRNYDNMLETGYSSKHKYYYAGDRVKAEPVHISDDLVIFEYCFPDQSSYKLNMYPLRKDYCCGLLRGAGFQKITTYGDFQKDYGIKQTDFFIHVAEKQ comes from the coding sequence ATGGAAAGGGACAAAAACAACAATGACGGCATGGAAAAAATCAAGAATACCGATCATTACAAAGCCCAATACCAGAAAGATTTTGTGGACAAGTGGGATGAACTGATTGACTGGGAAGGTCGGGCCGAAGGTGAAGGTGCCTTCTTTATCAACCTCTTGAAAAACAAGGGAAAGAACAAAATCCTCGACCTGGCCACAGGAACGGGCTACCACTCGGTCACGCTGATGAGCGCCGGTTTTGAAGTTCACAGCGCGGACGGAAGCACGGAAATGCTCCACAAGGCCTGGGAAAACGGGAGGAAACGGAATTTGGTGCTCCGCACTATCCAGGCGGACTGGCGCTGGCTGACCCGTGATATCAAAGAGCGATACGATGCAGTGATATGTCTGGGCAATTCTTTTACTCACCTTTTTGCCGAACCGGATCGCAGAAAAGCACTGGCCGAGTTCTACGCTGTATTGAAATCCGACGGAATCCTGATCATCGATCAGCGCAATTACGATAATATGCTGGAAACCGGATACAGTTCCAAGCACAAATATTATTATGCAGGCGACCGGGTAAAAGCCGAACCGGTCCATATCAGCGATGACCTGGTCATATTTGAATATTGTTTTCCGGACCAGTCGAGCTACAAGCTCAATATGTATCCCCTGCGCAAAGACTATTGCTGCGGTCTGCTCCGCGGTGCGGGCTTCCAGAAAATCACAACATACGGGGATTTTCAAAAGGATTACGGCATCAAACAGACAGACTTTTTCATTCACGTGGCTGAAAAGCAATAG
- a CDS encoding TonB-dependent receptor plug domain-containing protein: MIHRLFQTAFLCFLVLLTAPGTSPALAHDHDHSGHSGQSAHRLEEVTVTAKRLESFIQDNPQQVEVMGRDEIRERNFLDTDTAVDAMPGVSVEPSGTGLGARISIRGSGGTGRILILVNGRPAGGSQYGSAVIGDIPVSMIERIEVYKPPVPVWLGVGASSGAINIVLAPDGKADGKTRPSARFRVLGGSYGTAEATASKSMSSDNQRLQLSATGKHTDGKRGNNDRDSANISAQWEMQTPDARAYDINGRYYYSAHGNPGRDYNPTPDAEQTFQKASADFRAQGMTGDTGSYKAKLFADGVRLEDRSQTGLESTLETLGIGVKGETDWCEDTGLWSVRTGASARHETVDHTLSGDHDRRQIGLHGQFDRRLGAFSVSAGARGDWASDFDPAPGGNLGISFKPGAGRIIKAGVGYTVNIPTFGQLYQPSHGSIDQVRGNPDLDEERVISSSLGFIQKAGETGGISVTLFREDVKDLIAYQEFADTIKRPVNIADAWRCGVEINVKWQPFEQTEMNFNYIRQESENEANGEELTYTPAQKFTATVKQTLKKTDTRLEIDMEAVSERFSDLENSREKRMAGYLSVDAKIAQPLKWGGHPFELFVQVRNLFDNDFEIHHGYPNDGLRAYAGFNVAL; this comes from the coding sequence GTGATTCATCGATTGTTCCAGACAGCTTTTTTATGTTTTTTGGTTTTGTTGACAGCTCCGGGCACGTCCCCTGCCCTGGCTCACGATCACGATCACTCCGGCCATTCAGGCCAGAGTGCCCACCGGCTGGAGGAGGTAACGGTAACCGCCAAACGGCTGGAAAGCTTTATCCAAGACAATCCGCAGCAGGTGGAAGTTATGGGACGCGATGAAATTCGGGAGCGTAATTTCCTGGACACGGACACAGCCGTAGACGCCATGCCCGGCGTATCGGTGGAGCCCAGCGGCACAGGCCTGGGCGCGCGCATCAGTATCCGCGGCTCCGGCGGCACCGGACGCATTCTGATTTTGGTCAACGGGCGCCCTGCGGGCGGCAGCCAGTACGGCAGCGCGGTTATCGGGGACATCCCGGTTTCCATGATCGAGCGCATCGAAGTCTATAAGCCGCCTGTACCCGTATGGCTGGGTGTCGGCGCATCGTCGGGCGCCATTAATATTGTGTTGGCCCCTGACGGCAAAGCAGACGGCAAAACCCGGCCCTCGGCCCGCTTCCGGGTTTTGGGCGGCTCCTATGGCACAGCGGAAGCCACGGCTTCAAAATCCATGAGCTCTGACAACCAGCGGCTGCAGCTGTCCGCAACCGGCAAGCACACGGACGGCAAGCGCGGAAACAACGATCGCGACAGTGCCAACATCAGCGCCCAATGGGAAATGCAGACCCCCGACGCCCGGGCCTATGACATAAACGGCCGATACTACTACAGCGCCCACGGAAATCCGGGCCGGGATTACAATCCCACTCCGGATGCCGAGCAGACCTTTCAAAAAGCATCCGCGGACTTTCGCGCCCAGGGCATGACAGGCGATACCGGAAGCTACAAAGCCAAGCTGTTTGCCGACGGGGTGCGGCTGGAAGACCGCTCCCAGACCGGACTGGAATCCACCCTGGAGACCCTGGGGATAGGCGTGAAAGGCGAGACCGACTGGTGTGAGGATACGGGCTTGTGGTCCGTGCGGACCGGCGCCTCTGCCAGACATGAAACCGTGGATCATACCTTGAGCGGCGATCATGATCGCCGGCAGATCGGCCTTCACGGCCAGTTCGACCGCCGGCTAGGGGCCTTCTCCGTAAGTGCCGGCGCAAGAGGGGATTGGGCATCGGATTTCGACCCGGCGCCTGGCGGCAATCTGGGGATTTCTTTTAAACCCGGCGCCGGCCGGATCATCAAAGCCGGGGTGGGCTACACGGTCAACATTCCCACCTTCGGCCAGCTCTACCAGCCCAGCCACGGCTCTATCGACCAGGTCCGGGGCAACCCCGATCTTGACGAGGAAAGGGTGATCAGCAGCAGCCTGGGATTTATACAAAAGGCGGGCGAGACCGGTGGAATCTCTGTCACCCTGTTTCGCGAGGATGTGAAGGACCTGATCGCCTACCAGGAATTCGCGGATACCATCAAGCGGCCTGTCAACATCGCCGATGCCTGGCGCTGTGGTGTTGAAATCAATGTCAAGTGGCAGCCGTTTGAGCAAACCGAGATGAATTTCAACTATATCCGCCAGGAGAGCGAAAACGAGGCCAATGGCGAGGAGCTCACCTACACACCGGCCCAGAAATTCACGGCCACCGTTAAACAGACTCTGAAAAAGACGGACACGCGCCTGGAGATTGACATGGAGGCCGTAAGCGAGCGGTTCAGCGATCTTGAAAACAGCAGGGAAAAGAGGATGGCCGGCTATTTAAGCGTGGACGCAAAAATCGCCCAGCCCCTCAAGTGGGGCGGCCACCCGTTTGAGCTGTTCGTCCAGGTGCGCAACCTGTTTGACAATGATTTTGAAATTCATCACGGCTACCCGAATGACGGATTGCGGGCTTATGCCGGTTTCAATGTTGCGTTATAG
- a CDS encoding radical SAM/SPASM domain-containing protein, with the protein MRSGIFFCTLMNIRYLILALTTRCNLCCRYCYNGPEKTPADMPESVLYQACRLAADSGRPFHLQLTGGEPTLMPALIEKAARSARESGLCRTIGIQTNGSCLSPEMLKIFKTYDMQVGVSLDGGPDVHQAQRGKAAETLRGLQMLESAGIPFRVTTVVTRHNTAFLDRLALTLAGFSCARGIGLDLLVAKGRAAATAAADFPDSRSLADGSKAMAATLAAVNACRPRPIRLREKDLLMRAEKKPAFCHACRGESLAVHPDGRLFPCGQTLADDSFAAGTVWHPEPGALQRLGMSRPEQADCERCEIRDRCPGDCPGRLHYNRGARQTLVCDLYRALWKTSTENPPERRKT; encoded by the coding sequence ATGCGATCCGGGATTTTTTTTTGCACTTTGATGAATATCCGTTACCTCATACTGGCACTGACCACAAGATGCAACCTGTGCTGCCGATATTGTTATAACGGTCCGGAGAAAACGCCGGCCGATATGCCGGAGTCGGTTTTATACCAGGCCTGCCGGCTGGCGGCAGACAGCGGCCGCCCCTTTCATCTGCAGCTCACCGGGGGCGAGCCGACGCTGATGCCGGCACTGATTGAAAAAGCCGCCCGGTCCGCCCGTGAAAGCGGACTTTGCCGGACTATCGGAATACAGACCAACGGGAGCTGCCTGAGCCCGGAGATGCTGAAAATTTTCAAGACCTACGACATGCAGGTGGGAGTCAGTCTGGACGGCGGTCCGGACGTCCACCAGGCGCAGCGGGGCAAGGCGGCCGAAACCCTTCGCGGCCTGCAGATGCTGGAGTCCGCCGGCATCCCCTTTCGGGTGACAACCGTGGTGACCCGCCACAACACGGCTTTCCTGGATCGCCTGGCGCTTACTCTGGCGGGCTTTTCCTGCGCCCGGGGCATCGGCCTGGATCTTTTGGTGGCCAAAGGCCGGGCCGCTGCAACGGCGGCTGCAGATTTTCCCGACAGCCGGTCCCTGGCAGACGGCAGCAAAGCCATGGCCGCAACCTTGGCTGCGGTTAACGCCTGCAGGCCCCGCCCTATCCGTTTGCGTGAAAAGGATCTGTTGATGCGCGCTGAAAAAAAGCCGGCCTTCTGTCATGCCTGCCGGGGAGAGAGCCTGGCTGTTCATCCGGACGGCCGGCTGTTTCCCTGCGGACAAACTCTGGCGGATGATTCTTTTGCCGCAGGCACCGTCTGGCATCCGGAACCCGGTGCCCTGCAGCGACTGGGTATGTCCAGGCCCGAACAGGCGGACTGTGAACGCTGTGAGATACGGGATCGATGTCCGGGCGACTGCCCCGGCCGGCTCCATTATAACCGGGGAGCGCGTCAGACACTGGTCTGCGACCTGTATCGGGCGCTTTGGAAAACTTCAACCGAAAACCCGCCTGAACGGAGAAAAACGTGA